The following proteins come from a genomic window of Acomys russatus chromosome 17, mAcoRus1.1, whole genome shotgun sequence:
- the Atf4 gene encoding cyclic AMP-dependent transcription factor ATF-4, whose translation MTEMSFLNSEVLAGDLMSPFDQSGLGAEESLGLLDDYLEVAKHFKPHGFSSDKAKAGSSEWLAVDGLVSASDIGKEDAFSGTDWMLEKMDLKEFDFDALFRMDDLETMPDELLATLDDTCDLFAPLVQETNKEPPQTVNPIGHLPESITKVDQAAPFAFLQPLPCSPGVLSSTPDHSFSLELGSEVDISEGDRKPDSAAYITLLPQCVKEEDSPSDNDSGICMSPESYLGSPQHSPSTSRLSPNSLTSPGVPRGSPRPKPYDLPAVTLTAKVKTEKLDKKLKKMEQNKTAATRYRQKKRAEQEALTGECKELEKKNEALKEKADSLAKEIQYLKDLIEEVRKARGKKRVP comes from the exons ATGACCGAGATGAGCTTCCTGAACAGCGAAGTGTTGGCGGGGGACTTGATGTCCCCCTTCGACCAGTCGGGTTTGGGGGCTGAAGAAAGCCTAGGTCTTTTAGATGACTACCTGGAGGTGGCCAAGCACTTCAAACCTCATGGGTTCTCCAGCGACAAGGCTAAGGCGGGCTCCTCCGAATGGCTGGCTGTGGATGGGTTGGTCAGTGCCTCAGACATCGGCAAGG aggATGCCTTTTCCGGGACAGATTGGATGTTGGAGAAAATGGATCTGAAAGAGTTTGACTTCGATGCTCTGTTTCGTATGGATGACCTGGAAACCATGCCAGATGAGCTTTTGGCCACGTTGGATGACACATGTGATCTTTTTGCCCCTCTAGTCCAAGAGACTAATAAGGAGCCCCCTCAGACAGTGAACCCAATTGGCCATCTCCCAGAAAGTATCACAAAAGTTGACCAGGCTGCCCCCTTTGCATTCTTGCAACCTCTTCCCTGTTCCCCAGGGGTCCTGTCTTCCACTCCCGACCATTCCTTTAGTTTAGAGCTAGGCAGTGAAGTTGATATTTCTGAAGGAGACAGGAAGCCTGACTCCGCTGCTTATATTACTCTCCTCCCTCAGTGTGTAAAGGAGGAAGACTCCCCCTCAGATAATGACAGTGGCATCTGTATGAGCCCTGAGTCCTACCTGGGCTCTCCCCAGCATAGCCCCTCCACCTCCAGGCTATCACCAAACAGCCTGACTTCTCCAGGTGTTCCCCGTGGGTCTCCTCGACCCAAACCTTATGACCTACCTGCAGTTACTTTGACAGCTAAAGTAAAGACTGAAAAGTTGGATAAGAAGCTGAAAAAAATGGAGCAAAACAAGACAGCAGCAACTAGGTATCGCCAGAAGAAGAGGGCTGAGCAGGAAGCCCTCACTGGCGAATGTAAGGAgctagaaaaaaagaatgaggctCTGAAAGAGAAGGCAGATTCTCTTGCCAAAGAGATCCAATATCTGAAAGATCTGATAGAAGAGGTCCGGAAGGCAAGGGGGAAGAAGAGAGTTCCTTAG
- the Rps19bp1 gene encoding active regulator of SIRT1, producing MPYLPPTAEYQKRQGQDHLKANLKFMTSVRSTVPESVTQQILQQNQGRKACDRLVTKTKKKKKKAEGTVFTEEDFQKFQREYFGS from the exons ATGCCCTATCTGCCACCCACAGCTGAGTACCAGAAGCGACAGGGTCAAGACcacctcaaagccaacctgaaATTTATGACCAGTGTGAGAAGCACCGTGCCAGAGTCTGTGACGCAGCAG ATTCTGCAGCAGAACCAAGGCCGCAAAGCCTGTGACCGGCTGGTGAccaagacgaagaagaagaagaagaaggctgagGGCACTGTGTTCACTGAAGAAGACTTCCAGAAATTCCAGAGGGAATATTTTGGCAGTTAG